Proteins from one Acidobacteriota bacterium genomic window:
- a CDS encoding MBL fold metallo-hydrolase — MRQLRASGGMWFHLDGVQFLIDPGPGTLVRAASARPRLEPADLSAIILSHRHLDHSNDVNIMIEAMTNGGFKPKGLLLAPEDALEGEEPVVLRYLRPFLSRIEVMKEGGRYELPPITFETPIRHRHQVMTYGLNIHYSGGTISYIADTLFFPELTEHYRGDILIINTVRLKPNSPEGPEIMHLNLEDAKRIIAEVKPKKAVLTHFGMTMIRAKPWELAEKLSRELGQEVISARDGMSFSLP; from the coding sequence ATGCGTCAACTCCGGGCTTCCGGAGGGATGTGGTTCCATCTGGATGGGGTTCAATTCCTGATCGATCCTGGTCCTGGCACCTTGGTAAGAGCAGCATCAGCGAGACCCCGGCTTGAACCCGCCGATCTCTCCGCCATAATCCTCTCCCATCGTCATCTGGACCATTCAAACGATGTGAACATTATGATCGAGGCGATGACCAACGGCGGGTTCAAACCTAAAGGACTTCTTCTCGCCCCAGAGGACGCCTTAGAGGGGGAAGAACCGGTGGTACTCCGCTACCTCCGTCCCTTTCTTTCGCGAATAGAGGTGATGAAGGAGGGAGGAAGATACGAACTTCCTCCCATCACCTTCGAGACCCCCATCCGCCACCGGCATCAGGTGATGACCTATGGTCTGAACATCCACTACTCCGGAGGGACGATCTCCTACATCGCCGACACCCTCTTCTTCCCCGAGCTCACCGAGCACTACCGGGGGGATATCCTCATCATCAACACGGTAAGGCTCAAGCCAAACTCGCCTGAAGGACCGGAGATAATGCATCTAAACCTCGAGGATGCGAAGAGGATAATCGCGGAGGTGAAGCCGAAAAAAGCGGTGCTTACCCACTTCGGGATGACGATGATAAGGGCAAAGCCGTGGGAGCTCGCGGAGAAGCTATCCCGCGAGCTCGGGCAAGAGGTGATCTCCGCCCGGGATGGGATGAGCTTCTCTCTCCCTTAA
- a CDS encoding DUF72 domain-containing protein — protein MTDYYIGCSGFYYRDWVGRFYPKGTSPKMMLPYYGEKFNTVEINATFYRFPSEKMIRSLIERTKASFLFSIKANRLFTHLKKLSNVAGSFARFYSLLSPLKETGKLGAILFQLPESFPANPSLLSDFLAILPDDEFDITFEFRHPSWENEEVISLLKAKNADFAAISGPGIKPFTIPIARHKYFRFHGATRMYHYNYSEKELREWAKVIKGISGKVKRIYCYFNNDPEAYAPKNASFLITILKEEEGG, from the coding sequence ATGACCGACTATTACATAGGTTGTTCCGGCTTTTATTATCGGGATTGGGTGGGGAGGTTCTACCCCAAAGGGACCTCCCCGAAGATGATGCTCCCCTACTATGGAGAGAAGTTCAACACGGTGGAGATAAACGCCACCTTCTATCGGTTCCCGAGCGAGAAGATGATCCGCTCCTTAATAGAGCGGACCAAAGCCTCATTCCTCTTCTCCATCAAGGCAAACCGGCTCTTCACCCACCTGAAGAAGCTGTCAAATGTCGCCGGTTCCTTCGCAAGGTTTTACTCCCTGCTTTCTCCCTTAAAGGAGACGGGAAAGCTCGGCGCCATCCTCTTCCAGCTTCCGGAAAGCTTCCCCGCTAACCCCTCGCTTCTCTCCGATTTCCTCGCCATTCTCCCCGATGATGAGTTCGACATCACCTTCGAGTTTCGCCACCCAAGCTGGGAGAATGAGGAGGTGATCTCCCTGCTCAAGGCGAAAAACGCCGATTTCGCTGCAATAAGTGGACCAGGGATAAAACCCTTCACCATCCCCATCGCCCGCCATAAATACTTCCGCTTTCACGGAGCGACGCGGATGTATCATTACAACTACTCGGAGAAGGAGCTCAGGGAGTGGGCGAAGGTAATAAAGGGGATCTCGGGAAAGGTGAAGCGGATCTACTGTTATTTCAACAACGACCCAGAGGCATACGCCCCGAAGAACGCCTCTTTTCTCATCACCATCCTGAAGGAGGAAGAAGGTGGTTAA
- a CDS encoding sigma 54-interacting transcriptional regulator yields the protein MNKQLAELLRKLRMYEEWEAIIAGISPEVCSVIDLDKFLQATVDKVGAMMGADRCDLALSEGGKLVIRYQYRASAEVPSSLNLPLTGIDQLLKKESLKGRNPIVITDTLSSPLPSSLREIVCEKLKTRSLLLTPIVFRGELLGIIGLHFCHSREIPQEEVNLLRSLASQIAIGFKYTELYMEKEREVRVAKVLLEIASEINSKLDLAEMASFLIDKCLELLKADYGAIGIFEDGGKRLAFSPVRGRGGEEKLLQKPIISIEEAPLLNDYLSSGRAIPIKEGEGGELANLLLKRTFSSETGLIAPITSGGNPLGALILIWRKEKELSPYELSLIEGIASQASVILERERLSTELTALRRELKGMRASEIIIGRSPEIRKCLEMALNVAESDTTVLIQGESGTGKELLADLIQRNSGRKDKPYIKINCGAIPETLLESELFGHEKGAFTDAKTRRKGVFELAHRGTLLLDEIGEMSASAQVKLLRVLETGEFTRLGGSEKIRVDVRVIALTNVDLEEAVAQGRFRKDLFFRLNVYPITLPPLRERKEDIPLLVDHFLKVYQKKANKYIAGVSEEAMRLLRAYSWPGNVRELENALERAVIMAGRRMITVEELPERIRRAGEGERTLELPLGVSLEEAERRLILETLAATGNDKTRTAEILGIGRKTLYRKLTRYGIPTNNER from the coding sequence ATGAACAAACAGTTAGCTGAACTCCTCCGAAAACTCCGGATGTACGAGGAGTGGGAGGCGATAATAGCCGGGATAAGCCCTGAGGTCTGCTCGGTGATCGACCTCGATAAGTTCCTTCAGGCAACGGTGGATAAGGTGGGAGCAATGATGGGGGCAGACCGTTGTGATCTCGCCCTCTCCGAGGGAGGAAAGCTCGTCATCCGCTATCAGTACCGCGCTTCAGCCGAGGTTCCGAGTTCACTTAATCTTCCCCTAACAGGAATAGACCAGCTTCTGAAGAAAGAAAGCCTTAAGGGAAGAAACCCTATAGTGATAACGGATACCCTTTCCTCTCCTCTTCCCTCATCGCTCAGGGAAATCGTTTGCGAAAAGCTTAAAACCCGTTCTCTCCTCCTCACCCCTATTGTCTTCCGAGGGGAGCTACTCGGGATAATAGGGCTCCACTTCTGCCATAGCCGGGAAATTCCCCAAGAGGAAGTAAACCTCCTTCGCTCCCTCGCCTCCCAGATCGCCATCGGCTTCAAGTATACCGAGCTCTATATGGAGAAAGAACGAGAGGTGAGGGTGGCCAAGGTGCTTCTCGAGATCGCCTCGGAGATAAACAGCAAGCTCGACCTCGCCGAGATGGCCTCCTTTCTCATTGATAAATGCCTCGAGCTTTTAAAGGCTGACTACGGCGCTATCGGCATCTTTGAGGACGGAGGAAAGAGGCTCGCCTTCAGCCCGGTAAGGGGAAGGGGGGGAGAGGAGAAACTACTTCAAAAACCCATAATCTCGATTGAGGAAGCTCCACTGCTTAACGACTACCTATCGTCGGGAAGGGCGATCCCCATCAAGGAGGGAGAGGGAGGAGAGCTCGCCAATCTTCTCCTCAAGCGAACCTTCTCCAGCGAAACAGGGCTAATCGCTCCGATAACGAGCGGAGGGAACCCTTTAGGTGCTCTTATCCTCATCTGGCGGAAGGAAAAGGAGCTCAGCCCTTATGAGCTTTCCCTAATCGAGGGAATAGCGAGCCAGGCATCGGTCATCCTCGAGCGGGAGAGGCTTTCCACCGAGCTCACCGCTCTTCGCCGAGAGCTTAAAGGGATGCGGGCAAGCGAGATCATCATTGGGCGGAGCCCAGAGATAAGGAAGTGCTTGGAAATGGCGCTCAATGTCGCCGAAAGCGATACCACCGTGCTCATCCAGGGGGAGAGCGGAACGGGCAAAGAGCTCCTCGCCGATCTCATCCAGAGGAATTCGGGAAGAAAGGACAAACCCTACATAAAGATAAACTGCGGAGCGATCCCGGAGACCCTGCTCGAATCGGAGCTGTTCGGACATGAGAAGGGGGCGTTCACCGATGCGAAAACGCGGAGAAAGGGGGTATTCGAGCTCGCCCATAGGGGAACGCTCCTCCTCGACGAGATCGGCGAGATGAGTGCCTCTGCCCAGGTCAAGCTCCTTCGGGTACTGGAGACAGGGGAATTCACTCGCCTTGGAGGAAGCGAGAAGATAAGGGTGGATGTTCGGGTCATCGCCCTGACCAATGTCGATCTCGAGGAGGCGGTTGCCCAAGGAAGGTTTCGCAAGGACCTTTTCTTCAGGCTTAATGTCTATCCCATAACCCTACCCCCGTTGCGGGAACGGAAGGAGGATATCCCTCTCCTCGTCGACCATTTTCTCAAGGTCTATCAGAAGAAGGCGAATAAGTACATAGCAGGAGTATCGGAGGAGGCGATGCGGCTCCTTCGGGCTTATTCCTGGCCCGGGAATGTGCGCGAGCTGGAAAATGCCCTCGAGCGGGCGGTGATAATGGCGGGAAGGAGGATGATCACGGTAGAGGAACTGCCTGAGCGAATAAGAAGAGCAGGAGAAGGGGAGCGCACCCTCGAGCTTCCCCTTGGGGTCTCCCTCGAGGAGGCGGAGCGGAGGCTCATCCTCGAGACCTTAGCCGCTACCGGAAACGACAAAACCCGAACCGCAGAGATACTCGGCATCGGGAGGAAAACGCTCTACCGCAAGCTCACCCGATACGGCATCCCCACCAATAACGAAAGATGA
- a CDS encoding DUF4382 domain-containing protein encodes MKRFLLIILAMGLIPFACEGSVTGPMGEGSVFLFLTDSPLNGVTSVKVNISTIELHRSAKTGAEAGTVILPPPEGPIDLLSLSGREVLLSSGEVPAGHYTHIKLEISSGTVVDGGESYPLEVPSDKVMIPTPFEVKEGGTISILLDFDAEKSVKITKTGGDNPRYLLRPVIKLVSIENNPQ; translated from the coding sequence GTGAAGAGATTTCTCCTCATCATTTTGGCAATGGGGTTAATCCCTTTTGCCTGTGAGGGGTCAGTTACTGGTCCTATGGGGGAGGGGAGCGTCTTTCTTTTCCTCACCGATTCCCCCCTAAACGGGGTAACCAGTGTAAAGGTGAACATATCCACGATCGAACTGCACCGCTCAGCCAAAACAGGTGCTGAGGCGGGAACGGTCATCCTTCCCCCGCCGGAAGGACCCATCGACCTGCTTTCCCTCTCAGGGAGGGAGGTGCTTCTCTCCTCGGGAGAGGTGCCGGCAGGGCACTATACTCACATCAAGCTTGAAATCTCCTCCGGAACAGTAGTGGACGGAGGTGAAAGTTACCCTCTGGAAGTGCCAAGCGATAAAGTGATGATCCCTACCCCCTTCGAGGTAAAAGAAGGAGGGACGATTAGCATTCTTCTCGATTTCGATGCAGAAAAATCGGTTAAGATAACAAAAACCGGAGGAGATAACCCTCGCTATCTCCTCCGGCCAGTGATCAAACTGGTCTCAATAGAGAATAACCCTCAGTGA